From Halapricum desulfuricans, a single genomic window includes:
- a CDS encoding site-2 protease family protein: MVSTLTLVVAGMVLYTVVVMGLRQRGILPEFVHVSGPLTTIHTQRGKAFLDRLARRERFWRAWGNLGLGIALVLLVGLFLTVLLSAYQSLRQPSASAIQEPQNALVIPGLNDFLPLSAAPEIVFGLLVGLVVHEGGHGLLSRVEDIEIESMGVVLLTIIPLGAFVEPDEDDRKAAGRGAQSRMFAAGVTNNFAITVIAFALLFGPVTGSIAVAGGVPVGGSMQDSPARAAGLDGGDRLVSIAGMDVESASDIDAVLANHSEQTVSVTTAAGESVMVNRSALVTRALADGPLAVDAGDTIVAVNDTTVSTESQFHDAVSNRTVATLTIDNGSTVTAPVGAYASAVGEDGPLADAGAPAGEPIVVTRIDGTRTPDAETLQDILADLDAGTTVTIEAYVDGSPEQYDVKLEENSRTGGALVGVLGVQPGYSGIVVNDFGVQVYPAESYLAALSGDGALGGLGEGSLATIAVTLLVLPFAAVASPSLGFNFAGFLDPITNFYVVQGPLEPLGGGVFLLANLLFWTGWINFNLGLFNCIPAFPLDGGHLLRTSTEAILARTPLNHRRHVQVVTISIGLIMGVSLLLMLFGPQLLS, encoded by the coding sequence ATGGTTTCGACGCTGACCCTGGTGGTCGCGGGGATGGTCCTCTATACGGTCGTCGTCATGGGGCTCCGACAGCGTGGGATCTTGCCGGAGTTCGTGCACGTTTCGGGCCCGCTGACGACGATTCACACACAGCGTGGCAAGGCGTTTCTCGACCGACTGGCGCGACGAGAGCGGTTCTGGCGGGCCTGGGGCAACCTCGGGCTGGGGATCGCGCTTGTCCTGCTGGTCGGACTCTTTCTGACAGTCCTGCTGTCGGCCTACCAGAGCCTCCGCCAGCCGTCGGCCTCGGCGATCCAGGAGCCACAGAACGCGCTCGTCATCCCCGGTCTCAACGACTTCCTGCCGCTGTCGGCCGCCCCCGAGATCGTCTTCGGACTTCTCGTCGGGCTGGTCGTCCACGAGGGCGGGCACGGTCTGCTCAGTCGCGTCGAGGACATCGAGATCGAATCGATGGGCGTCGTCCTGCTGACGATCATTCCACTCGGCGCGTTCGTTGAACCTGACGAAGACGACCGCAAGGCGGCCGGCCGCGGCGCACAGAGCCGGATGTTCGCCGCCGGCGTCACCAACAACTTCGCGATCACCGTCATCGCCTTCGCCCTGCTGTTCGGTCCGGTCACGGGATCGATCGCCGTCGCCGGCGGCGTCCCGGTCGGCGGCTCGATGCAGGACTCGCCGGCCCGGGCGGCCGGACTGGACGGTGGCGATCGTCTCGTCTCTATCGCCGGGATGGACGTCGAGTCGGCGTCGGACATCGACGCCGTGCTAGCCAACCATAGCGAGCAGACGGTATCGGTGACGACCGCCGCCGGCGAATCCGTGATGGTCAACCGCTCCGCGCTGGTGACACGCGCGCTGGCGGACGGCCCGCTCGCGGTCGATGCTGGCGATACGATCGTCGCCGTCAACGACACGACCGTCTCGACTGAAAGCCAGTTCCACGACGCGGTGAGCAACCGGACGGTCGCGACGCTCACGATCGACAACGGCTCGACCGTTACCGCCCCGGTCGGCGCCTATGCCAGCGCGGTCGGCGAGGACGGCCCCCTGGCCGACGCCGGTGCTCCCGCGGGCGAGCCGATCGTCGTGACCCGTATCGACGGCACTCGCACGCCCGACGCCGAGACACTGCAGGATATCCTTGCCGATCTCGATGCCGGGACGACTGTTACTATTGAGGCGTACGTCGATGGCTCCCCGGAGCAGTATGACGTCAAACTCGAGGAGAACAGCCGAACCGGCGGCGCGCTCGTGGGCGTGTTGGGCGTCCAGCCCGGCTACAGCGGGATCGTGGTCAACGACTTCGGGGTCCAGGTCTATCCCGCCGAGTCCTATCTGGCGGCGCTGTCCGGTGACGGCGCGCTTGGCGGACTCGGCGAGGGGTCGCTCGCGACGATCGCCGTGACGCTGCTGGTGTTGCCCTTCGCGGCCGTCGCGTCGCCGTCGCTGGGCTTTAATTTCGCCGGCTTCCTCGACCCGATCACGAACTTCTACGTCGTCCAGGGACCGCTCGAACCGCTCGGCGGCGGCGTGTTCCTGCTCGCGAACCTGCTGTTCTGGACCGGCTGGATCAACTTCAATCTCGGGCTGTTCAACTGCATCCCTGCGTTCCCGCTTGACGGCGGGCACCTCCTGCGGACGAGCACGGAGGCGATTCTCGCCCGGACGCCGCTGAACCACCGCCGGCACGTCCAGGTGGTCACGATCTCGATCGGGCTGATCATGGGCGTCAGCCTGCTCCTGATGCTGTTCGGCCCGCAACTCCTTTCCTGA
- a CDS encoding ArsR/SmtB family transcription factor has protein sequence MPDDDRSIEDILDTIGDEHARRVLAAIGREPKSAKELSEECELSLPTVYRRIEMLEEYDLITNRTLVAEDGNHYKVFESNFESTVISLEDDEYRVRIYRTENLPDRFSQLWDELGSE, from the coding sequence GTGCCGGACGACGATCGGAGCATCGAAGATATCCTGGATACGATCGGTGACGAGCACGCACGGCGCGTCCTCGCGGCGATCGGTCGCGAGCCCAAGTCCGCGAAGGAACTGAGCGAGGAGTGTGAGCTCTCGCTGCCGACGGTCTACCGTCGCATCGAGATGCTCGAGGAGTACGACCTCATCACCAACCGGACCCTGGTCGCGGAGGACGGCAACCACTACAAGGTCTTCGAATCGAACTTCGAGAGCACGGTCATCTCGCTGGAAGACGACGAGTACCGGGTCCGGATCTACCGGACCGAGAATCTCCCCGATCGGTTCAGCCAGCTCTGGGACGAACTCGGTTCGGAGTAG
- a CDS encoding DUF7521 family protein, giving the protein MPDLTIWAARGVLILLRLVLFGLSLGLTVISFQAYQSQQTERLQYAFIGFAFISMGVAVSNVVAQIGWVADTVEIVRIFFQASETVPFIVGFAMLYLSLYR; this is encoded by the coding sequence ATGCCGGATCTCACTATCTGGGCCGCCCGTGGCGTGTTGATCCTGCTTCGCCTGGTGTTGTTCGGGCTGTCCCTCGGGCTGACCGTGATCAGCTTCCAGGCCTATCAGTCCCAGCAGACCGAGCGGCTGCAGTACGCGTTTATCGGCTTCGCGTTCATCAGCATGGGCGTCGCCGTGAGCAACGTCGTCGCCCAGATCGGTTGGGTCGCCGACACGGTCGAGATCGTCCGGATCTTCTTTCAGGCCTCGGAGACAGTGCCGTTCATCGTCGGATTCGCGATGCTGTACCTCTCGCTGTACCGGTGA
- a CDS encoding DUF7563 family protein encodes MPECQNCGSFVTEAYARVFTPRGVDNPRVCPECEDKLRDGADIREARSPRHS; translated from the coding sequence ATGCCAGAATGTCAGAACTGCGGTTCGTTCGTAACTGAAGCGTACGCACGAGTGTTTACGCCGCGCGGCGTCGATAACCCGCGAGTCTGTCCGGAGTGTGAGGACAAACTCCGGGACGGTGCCGACATCAGGGAGGCGCGGTCGCCACGCCACTCCTGA
- a CDS encoding UvrD-helicase domain-containing protein, translating to MTDANPQIVRLFGGPGSGKTTALLDRVEELLERDDIDVRDVLVVSYTRAAAAEIRDRLAERLDISPRALKGNVSTMHAKAYELLNLSRGDVVGEDDKKEFCESYGLDFEDEYEGSRRRSARSTTIGNKIIATSQWLQRTRRDVADWYDVPFKWDEEEVRLPPEIDDNAQTGNKYTPTWPSDDDRIDVPEAIRAWRSYKGEQGLVGFADMLERVKQRSLLPSVDYLIIDEFQDITTLQYDVYEEWKPQMEKVLIAGDDDQVVYAWQGADPDLLLDEDVTDDEILPNSYRLPSRILNVVNRQVSHIDKRQEKDLNPRKEGGTVEAVSGPSMLDLARNVKATIEEDDDGTAMVLFRARYQMFQFIDEFIDEGIPFQCLTDQRMWTDRLTQYVRGIENLAADEQLTALQARRLADMLADSAFGTGERDDLFDAIDEITDEKETDDLQEIYVEPGLIEEHAPFAPDPVAAGDMLRKITSFQERTVDAYFGGEYEGMAPDRLRLGTIHSAKGREADHVFVATDLTEKVVEQMAATVEQDGIDVPGIDEFTKHTSPVPTLTDNERRVFYVGMSRARERLVILENLIDGAPTLPVDVLLNNEPTDADLETLLDEAQGIAPAQ from the coding sequence ATGACTGACGCGAATCCCCAGATCGTCCGCCTGTTCGGCGGACCGGGGAGCGGGAAGACCACCGCATTGCTCGACCGCGTCGAGGAGTTGCTCGAACGCGACGACATCGACGTTCGCGACGTGCTAGTGGTCTCCTATACCCGTGCGGCCGCAGCGGAGATCCGGGACCGACTCGCCGAACGGCTGGACATCTCGCCACGTGCGCTGAAAGGCAACGTGAGCACGATGCACGCGAAAGCCTACGAGTTGCTGAACCTCTCGCGAGGGGACGTCGTCGGCGAAGACGACAAAAAGGAGTTCTGTGAGAGTTACGGCCTGGATTTCGAGGACGAATACGAAGGGTCGAGACGGCGATCGGCCCGGTCGACGACGATCGGGAACAAGATCATCGCGACCAGCCAGTGGCTCCAGCGGACCCGCCGGGACGTCGCCGACTGGTACGACGTCCCCTTCAAGTGGGACGAAGAGGAAGTCCGTCTCCCGCCGGAGATCGACGACAACGCCCAGACGGGCAACAAGTACACGCCGACCTGGCCGAGCGACGACGACCGGATCGACGTACCCGAGGCGATCCGCGCCTGGCGGTCGTACAAGGGCGAGCAGGGACTGGTCGGGTTCGCGGACATGCTCGAACGGGTCAAACAGCGCTCGCTGTTGCCCAGCGTCGATTACCTGATCATCGACGAGTTCCAGGACATCACGACCCTGCAGTACGACGTCTACGAGGAGTGGAAGCCACAGATGGAGAAGGTCCTGATCGCGGGCGACGACGACCAGGTCGTCTACGCCTGGCAGGGGGCCGATCCGGATCTGTTGTTGGACGAGGACGTGACCGACGACGAGATTCTGCCCAACTCCTATCGACTACCGTCGCGGATCCTCAACGTGGTCAACAGGCAGGTTAGCCACATCGACAAGCGCCAGGAGAAAGACCTCAATCCCCGCAAGGAAGGCGGGACCGTCGAAGCCGTCTCCGGGCCCTCGATGCTCGATCTGGCTCGTAACGTCAAAGCGACCATCGAGGAAGACGACGACGGGACGGCGATGGTGCTGTTCCGGGCGCGCTATCAGATGTTCCAGTTCATCGACGAGTTCATCGACGAGGGGATCCCCTTCCAGTGTCTGACCGACCAGCGGATGTGGACCGATCGACTCACCCAGTACGTCCGGGGGATCGAGAACCTCGCCGCCGACGAGCAGCTGACGGCGCTACAGGCCCGCCGGCTGGCTGATATGCTGGCCGATTCGGCCTTCGGCACCGGCGAACGCGACGACCTGTTCGACGCGATCGACGAGATCACCGACGAGAAGGAAACCGACGACCTCCAGGAGATCTACGTCGAGCCGGGCCTGATCGAGGAGCACGCGCCCTTCGCGCCCGATCCGGTCGCGGCGGGGGACATGCTCCGGAAGATCACGAGCTTCCAGGAGCGGACCGTCGACGCGTACTTCGGCGGCGAGTACGAGGGGATGGCTCCCGATCGGTTGCGACTCGGGACGATCCACTCCGCGAAGGGTCGGGAAGCCGATCACGTCTTCGTCGCGACCGACCTCACGGAGAAGGTCGTCGAGCAGATGGCCGCGACGGTCGAACAGGACGGCATCGACGTGCCGGGCATCGACGAGTTCACCAAGCACACCTCGCCGGTGCCGACGCTGACGGACAACGAGCGACGGGTCTTCTACGTCGGGATGTCCCGAGCGCGCGAGCGGCTGGTGATCCTCGAAAACCTCATCGACGGGGCGCCGACCCTGCCGGTCGACGTGTTGCTCAACAACGAACCGACCGACGCCGACCTCGAAACGCTACTCGACGAGGCCCAGGGTATCGCCCCAGCACAGTAG
- a CDS encoding PAS domain-containing protein produces the protein MPPDSEAPGTVVLVDPDGRLEPIADALTAAIDDVRTVGRADAIESVAEPIACVLVAHDPRDGEERIDGIEAMATARDRLEDVPVGVYALDQRRETVTDLCEAGADTVVRVPPERQSLLVDRIRHLAGVAENEPLGTQFQSFLDHYPNQVYFKDRNSRFVNATQNESVESSGLDRQQVIGLTDYDIYERSLADKLFEEEQRLLETEEPIKEKIEHFTEGGEDRWISTTKVPRYDEDGQLLGLVGNVRDITSIKQQERAMATLHDVSRRLVRAESRQEVGEAAVEIATEIEQLPKARIDLFDPEDGGLRTVAETDSVDWNEQSFRHTAATRTPRYRADAGEFVSVEVDEHEHRELELPGDIDAVCGLRLPVGEHGVLGVDSGGETLDPFTVELAHVLASNVEAALDRAQQERRLTAQSERLEEFAALSSHELRNRLQIALGTAERARAEDDLGAIEEVIETLSRMNRLVSQLLTLARTGSVTRSTESIALSGIAERAWDVAGRGGMSLAIEDDAVVTADRDALLEVFEMLFRAIVDATGSRHVRVGTLPDGFCIEDDGSAVDPADLFEPTHSDGGPAGDSIYLVSAIADAHGWDIEVEPSDGGGTRFAFRGVDIAHVE, from the coding sequence ATGCCCCCGGATTCGGAAGCCCCTGGTACCGTCGTGCTCGTCGACCCGGACGGTCGCCTCGAGCCGATCGCGGACGCGCTCACGGCTGCAATCGACGATGTCCGGACCGTCGGGCGAGCCGACGCCATCGAGTCGGTCGCGGAGCCGATCGCTTGCGTCCTCGTCGCGCACGATCCGCGAGACGGCGAGGAGCGGATCGACGGCATCGAGGCGATGGCGACCGCTCGCGACCGTCTGGAAGACGTGCCCGTCGGCGTGTACGCACTCGATCAGCGGCGGGAGACAGTGACGGACCTGTGTGAGGCGGGAGCTGATACCGTCGTCCGCGTGCCCCCGGAGCGCCAGTCGTTGCTCGTCGATCGGATCCGCCATCTCGCCGGTGTCGCCGAGAACGAGCCGCTCGGGACGCAGTTCCAGTCGTTCCTCGATCACTACCCAAACCAGGTCTATTTCAAAGATCGGAACAGTCGCTTCGTGAACGCGACACAGAACGAGAGCGTCGAATCGTCGGGACTGGACCGCCAGCAGGTGATCGGGCTCACCGATTACGACATTTACGAACGATCGCTCGCCGATAAGTTGTTCGAGGAGGAACAACGGCTGCTGGAGACGGAAGAGCCGATCAAAGAGAAGATCGAACACTTCACCGAGGGCGGCGAGGACAGGTGGATCTCGACGACGAAAGTCCCGCGATACGACGAGGACGGACAGCTCCTCGGGCTGGTCGGCAACGTCAGGGACATCACATCGATCAAACAACAGGAACGGGCGATGGCGACGCTCCACGACGTGAGTAGACGGCTCGTTCGCGCCGAATCGCGGCAGGAAGTGGGCGAGGCAGCGGTCGAGATCGCGACGGAGATAGAGCAACTCCCCAAGGCGCGTATCGATCTGTTCGATCCCGAAGACGGCGGGCTCCGGACGGTGGCCGAAACCGACAGCGTCGATTGGAACGAACAGTCGTTCCGGCACACGGCCGCGACGCGGACGCCGCGCTACCGGGCGGATGCCGGGGAGTTCGTGTCGGTCGAGGTCGACGAGCACGAGCATCGCGAACTGGAGTTGCCGGGCGACATCGATGCGGTGTGTGGGTTGCGGCTACCGGTGGGCGAACACGGTGTGCTGGGGGTCGACAGCGGGGGCGAGACGCTCGATCCGTTCACCGTCGAGCTCGCGCACGTCCTGGCCTCGAACGTCGAGGCCGCGCTCGACAGGGCACAACAGGAGCGTCGACTCACCGCCCAGTCGGAACGCCTCGAAGAGTTCGCCGCCCTGAGTTCTCACGAACTGCGCAACCGCCTCCAGATCGCGCTCGGAACGGCCGAGCGGGCGCGTGCCGAGGACGACCTCGGCGCGATCGAGGAGGTGATCGAGACGCTCTCGCGGATGAACCGGCTCGTCTCGCAGCTGTTGACGCTGGCTCGGACGGGATCGGTGACCAGGTCGACTGAGTCGATCGCGCTTTCGGGAATCGCCGAGCGGGCGTGGGACGTCGCTGGCCGGGGCGGGATGAGCCTCGCTATCGAGGACGACGCGGTCGTCACGGCCGATCGGGACGCACTGCTCGAAGTGTTCGAGATGTTGTTCCGGGCGATCGTCGACGCCACCGGGAGCAGACACGTTCGCGTCGGGACGCTGCCGGACGGCTTTTGCATCGAGGACGACGGGTCGGCGGTCGACCCCGCTGATCTGTTCGAACCGACTCACTCCGACGGCGGACCGGCGGGCGACAGCATCTATCTCGTCTCCGCGATCGCGGACGCGCACGGCTGGGACATCGAAGTCGAACCGAGCGATGGCGGCGGTACGCGCTTCGCGTTCCGCGGGGTCGACATCGCGCACGTGGAGTGA
- a CDS encoding DUF7537 family lipoprotein: MTQKLLVALLFGLVIVLAGCSGGTGDGPAASPTTDTPVDSGNDTTDEPPATDEPPTTDDPDDWERTNARVALESAGSYTSTWVWRSNADDVEEMTFTARVDFTTDRVHNTMRIGGEEVTLIDNYYADGVQHTRFSSNDGSDASYFQSESSFDDAGSVWDYGFAYDTSAFEEWTNQGTETYDGVTVRRYVYEATDQYLGGQTPDSEFDVASARFELLVDRDGVPRYQLYEVEGTDSDGTSQWFEWELTISDVGSTTVEAPDWVQQVRQ, encoded by the coding sequence ATGACACAAAAGCTACTAGTCGCACTGCTGTTCGGGCTCGTCATCGTCTTAGCGGGCTGTTCGGGCGGTACTGGTGACGGCCCTGCGGCGTCACCGACGACCGACACGCCGGTGGATTCGGGCAATGATACTACCGACGAACCGCCGGCTACCGACGAACCGCCGACGACCGACGATCCTGACGACTGGGAACGCACGAACGCCCGGGTCGCACTGGAGTCGGCGGGCAGCTACACTAGCACCTGGGTCTGGCGATCCAACGCCGACGACGTCGAAGAGATGACGTTCACGGCCCGGGTCGACTTTACAACCGATCGCGTTCACAATACGATGCGGATCGGTGGCGAGGAGGTCACCCTCATCGACAACTACTACGCCGACGGCGTGCAGCACACTCGATTCTCCTCCAATGACGGCTCGGATGCCTCGTACTTCCAGTCCGAGTCGAGTTTCGACGACGCCGGCTCCGTCTGGGACTACGGGTTCGCCTACGACACCTCGGCCTTCGAGGAGTGGACCAATCAGGGAACCGAGACCTACGACGGCGTGACTGTCCGCCGCTACGTCTACGAGGCGACGGACCAGTACCTCGGCGGCCAGACCCCCGACTCGGAGTTCGATGTGGCCAGCGCTCGCTTCGAGTTACTCGTCGACCGTGACGGCGTCCCGCGATACCAGCTCTACGAGGTTGAGGGGACCGACAGCGATGGGACTTCACAGTGGTTCGAGTGGGAACTGACGATCTCGGACGTCGGCTCGACGACGGTCGAAGCGCCCGACTGGGTCCAGCAAGTTCGTCAGTAA
- a CDS encoding tRNA (guanine(26)-N(2))-dimethyltransferase, giving the protein MRVTEGNVEVEVPEQAEDGIGDGVFYNPVQELNRDLTVAVLRAARERFEYADSYLDATAASGVRGVRAAAEGWDVTLSDHDEEAVELCRANLDRNDLDGEVVNRDANSLMHERRFDVVDLDPFGTPIPFADAAAQSAIDLLAVTATDTAPLCGAHFESGVRSYSAVPRNTEYHQEMGVRILLGALARTAARYDRAITPIMTHATNHYVRTYLAMADGATVANGAIDQLGHVHHCQHCLWRTHEAGLIADPPAECPHCGEHLQTAGPLWLGSVHDREFLTGVRENVTEEMGTAEEARALTERLAVELETPTHYDQHRLTKRWGEGAIAMDDFLERLRSAGYEASRTHYGGTTFKTDADVTEIREAVHATE; this is encoded by the coding sequence ATGCGCGTCACGGAGGGCAACGTCGAGGTCGAGGTCCCCGAGCAGGCCGAGGACGGAATCGGCGACGGCGTCTTCTACAACCCCGTCCAGGAGTTGAACCGCGATCTGACCGTCGCCGTCCTGCGAGCCGCCCGCGAGCGCTTCGAGTACGCCGACTCGTATCTGGACGCGACCGCCGCCAGCGGCGTCCGCGGCGTGCGGGCCGCCGCCGAGGGCTGGGACGTTACACTGAGTGACCACGACGAGGAGGCAGTCGAACTCTGCCGGGCGAATCTCGATCGCAACGATCTGGACGGCGAAGTCGTCAATCGGGACGCTAACTCGCTCATGCACGAGCGACGCTTCGACGTGGTCGATCTGGACCCCTTCGGGACGCCCATTCCCTTCGCTGATGCGGCCGCTCAGAGTGCGATCGATCTGCTTGCGGTCACTGCGACCGACACCGCGCCGCTGTGTGGCGCACACTTCGAGAGCGGCGTCCGATCCTACAGCGCCGTCCCCCGAAACACCGAGTACCACCAGGAGATGGGCGTCCGGATCCTGCTGGGTGCGCTGGCCCGGACCGCCGCCCGCTACGACCGGGCGATCACGCCGATCATGACCCACGCCACGAACCACTACGTCCGGACGTACCTCGCCATGGCGGACGGCGCAACGGTCGCCAACGGAGCCATCGACCAGCTCGGACACGTCCACCACTGCCAGCACTGCCTGTGGCGCACCCACGAAGCGGGGCTGATCGCTGATCCGCCCGCCGAGTGTCCCCACTGCGGTGAGCACCTCCAGACGGCGGGCCCGCTGTGGCTCGGCTCGGTCCACGACCGCGAGTTCCTCACGGGCGTCCGCGAGAACGTGACCGAGGAGATGGGGACCGCCGAGGAAGCGCGAGCGTTGACCGAGCGGCTGGCCGTCGAGCTGGAGACGCCGACCCATTACGACCAGCATCGACTCACCAAGCGCTGGGGCGAGGGCGCGATCGCGATGGACGACTTCCTCGAACGGTTGCGATCGGCCGGTTACGAGGCCTCGCGAACCCACTACGGCGGGACGACGTTCAAGACCGACGCCGACGTGACCGAGATCCGCGAGGCGGTCCACGCAACCGAGTGA
- a CDS encoding YihY/virulence factor BrkB family protein, protein MRDRMNRTVAVGWTLLSVVRDSQLTLLAAAIAYYAFASLLPLFLVVLTVASAVGGDALAKAVVTQLSGALTPSGESLVRNALTNASGRGSVTAIGLAILLWSGLKLFRGLDTAFSMVYGTEQSVTLLTKARNAVTALVAVGAAIGAVVLAAVAAGIVGLSTAGIPTVVGLPFVLTVAFLPLYYIFPDVEMTLRDAVPGAVFAAVGWTVLSAAFQVYAVRARSAVLYGILGAVLLLVTWFYVGGIVLLLGAVLNGVLAGDVGAESIEDRQLQQGRLPDTEQRMSDSGADNVADGTDESRRDDVDVAELRAEIDALQERIDERTLHRDEIERDLKRYVRKRVRRGHATGWGPYLVLLYGTVMTLGAFYFLSGWVAVASMLVIWLSTLGLYALMLLVGVTVNTVGVPWKLLDKVRDFRR, encoded by the coding sequence GTGCGCGACCGAATGAACCGAACGGTGGCCGTCGGCTGGACGCTACTGAGTGTCGTCCGGGACTCGCAGCTGACGCTGCTCGCGGCGGCGATCGCCTACTACGCGTTCGCGTCGCTGCTCCCGCTGTTTCTGGTGGTCCTGACGGTCGCTTCGGCGGTCGGTGGCGATGCGCTCGCCAAGGCAGTCGTCACGCAGTTGAGTGGCGCGCTTACCCCGAGCGGGGAATCGCTCGTCCGGAACGCGCTGACGAACGCCAGCGGGCGCGGCAGCGTGACCGCCATCGGGCTCGCAATTTTGCTCTGGAGCGGTCTCAAACTGTTTCGCGGGCTCGATACCGCCTTCTCGATGGTCTACGGGACCGAGCAGTCGGTGACGCTGCTCACCAAGGCCCGCAACGCCGTCACCGCGCTCGTAGCGGTTGGAGCGGCGATCGGGGCGGTCGTCCTCGCGGCGGTCGCTGCCGGCATCGTCGGTCTCTCGACTGCCGGGATCCCGACGGTCGTCGGCCTGCCGTTCGTCCTGACGGTCGCGTTTCTCCCGCTGTACTACATCTTCCCCGACGTCGAGATGACGCTCCGGGACGCGGTTCCCGGGGCGGTGTTCGCGGCGGTCGGCTGGACGGTACTCAGCGCGGCGTTTCAGGTGTACGCCGTCAGGGCCAGAAGCGCAGTGCTGTACGGAATCCTCGGGGCGGTCCTGTTGCTGGTGACGTGGTTCTACGTCGGTGGGATCGTCCTGTTGCTCGGGGCGGTACTCAACGGCGTGCTGGCCGGAGACGTGGGGGCCGAAAGCATCGAAGACCGGCAACTACAACAGGGTCGGCTTCCAGATACCGAACAACGAATGAGCGACTCGGGGGCCGACAACGTGGCCGATGGCACCGACGAGTCCCGACGGGACGACGTCGACGTCGCGGAGTTACGGGCCGAGATCGATGCGCTCCAGGAGCGCATCGACGAGCGGACGCTTCACCGCGACGAGATCGAGCGGGACCTCAAACGCTACGTCCGCAAGCGCGTCCGCCGCGGGCACGCCACCGGCTGGGGCCCGTATCTCGTGTTGCTGTACGGGACCGTGATGACGCTCGGGGCCTTCTACTTCCTGTCGGGCTGGGTCGCAGTGGCGTCGATGCTCGTCATCTGGCTGTCGACGCTGGGACTGTACGCGCTGATGCTGCTGGTCGGCGTGACGGTCAACACAGTCGGCGTCCCCTGGAAGCTCCTAGACAAGGTCCGTGACTTCCGGCGATAG
- a CDS encoding phosphatase PAP2 family protein: protein MRGLGVQSWLSGLPDAVVVLFSLVTQLGDVWLLTLLVLSTYWFGPRLPRVGDAVDRERAAVAAGILLAGFAVVAVGKPMFELPRPPGAGQASPTALVPEVLWPLYEYLSTGTGHGFPSGHAVGSTTAFGGLAWAIRTDRHRRRVAVAAGLIAVVSLSRLVLGLHYLVDVLAGIGFGVVVLGVAIRLRSPTRVFGFGALIAAVGLAVVGPLSDIVLVAGVTTGAWLGWIAVGDEMARPPTREGAAATATAGIVSGGPLLIAVEVVPTTAVTAGAVAFVGGLAVVAMPLTGERVAKRIGSKTG, encoded by the coding sequence ATGCGCGGACTCGGCGTCCAGTCGTGGCTGAGCGGGTTGCCGGACGCAGTCGTCGTACTGTTCTCGCTCGTTACCCAGCTCGGCGACGTGTGGTTGCTGACGCTGCTAGTGCTTTCGACCTACTGGTTCGGGCCGCGACTCCCGCGGGTCGGGGACGCAGTCGACCGCGAACGGGCCGCCGTCGCCGCGGGGATCCTCCTGGCCGGCTTCGCCGTCGTGGCGGTGGGCAAACCCATGTTCGAGTTGCCCCGCCCGCCCGGTGCCGGGCAGGCCTCGCCGACGGCCCTGGTTCCGGAAGTCCTGTGGCCACTGTACGAGTATCTCTCGACGGGGACCGGTCACGGCTTCCCCAGCGGGCACGCCGTCGGCTCGACGACGGCGTTCGGCGGGCTGGCCTGGGCGATCCGGACTGACCGACACCGCCGGCGTGTCGCTGTCGCCGCCGGGCTGATCGCGGTCGTCTCGCTGTCCCGGCTGGTGCTCGGATTGCACTATCTCGTCGACGTGCTCGCCGGGATCGGATTCGGTGTCGTCGTGCTCGGCGTTGCGATCCGGCTCCGGTCGCCCACGCGCGTGTTCGGGTTCGGGGCGCTGATCGCCGCGGTGGGGCTCGCGGTCGTCGGACCGCTGTCCGATATCGTCCTCGTGGCGGGCGTCACTACGGGAGCGTGGCTCGGCTGGATCGCCGTTGGTGACGAAATGGCACGTCCACCGACGCGAGAGGGGGCGGCCGCGACCGCGACGGCCGGTATCGTATCGGGCGGCCCGCTATTGATCGCCGTAGAAGTCGTCCCGACGACGGCCGTTACCGCCGGGGCGGTCGCGTTCGTCGGCGGCCTGGCGGTCGTCGCGATGCCACTGACCGGCGAGCGCGTCGCGAAAAGAATCGGCAGTAAAACCGGCTAG